One Ignavibacterium album JCM 16511 genomic region harbors:
- a CDS encoding RecQ family ATP-dependent DNA helicase: protein MTRQEAETILQRTFKLPKFYDEQWLTIDKILKGEKVLLIEKTGFGKSLCFQFPATVFNGTTVIFSPLIALMRDQVKKLTALGISAKCINSEQTSEENTQIINEAKQGKIKILYIAPERQENSEWIEATRQMNLSMVVVDEAHCISVWGHDFRPTFKRIINLVKLLPKGLPVLATTATATKRVELDVAQQIGNNISTIRGNLMRDNFKLFVVKVSSEDEKLIWLGKNLNNLPGSGILYTGTRVDTEIYSKWFENLKISSTAYNAGLDADSRIAIENGLMSNKWKCIISTNALGMGIDKPDIRFIIHTQIPQSPIHYYQEIGRAGRDGQPSYIILFYNPEDRKLPEAFIEGGRPAIKKYERVINAVKSELLGERDLMKRTNLKQNQIRVIKADLIEQGIIREVMIGKSKKFEFVPNSQPLNTEAFEELRNAKLADLENMIAYVETDKSRMKFLCDYLGDNSNHTFNNCDNTGEKKITVSVTSEWTKKLQNFREDYFPELEVESKGLNIVNGVAASYYGVSNVGAALHRSKYEKGGDFPDFLLKLVLKAYRKKFGQEKFDLILYVPPTSSGDLVRNFAVKISQVLKFPISHNLVKVRQTKEQKVFENGYLKTDNVRGAFTFSTPNDIKGKSVLLIDDIFDSGATVKEIGRVLTNFGAVKIAPIVIARTVGGDIV from the coding sequence ATGACAAGACAAGAAGCAGAAACAATTTTACAACGGACTTTCAAACTCCCGAAGTTCTATGACGAACAATGGCTGACTATTGACAAAATCCTAAAAGGCGAAAAGGTTCTACTTATCGAAAAGACAGGTTTTGGCAAGTCACTTTGTTTTCAATTTCCAGCGACAGTTTTCAACGGCACAACAGTTATATTTTCTCCTTTAATCGCATTAATGCGTGACCAAGTCAAAAAGTTGACAGCTCTTGGCATTTCAGCAAAGTGTATTAATAGTGAACAGACATCTGAAGAAAACACACAAATAATAAATGAAGCTAAACAGGGCAAAATAAAAATCCTATACATAGCACCCGAAAGACAAGAAAACAGCGAATGGATTGAAGCTACTCGACAAATGAACCTATCAATGGTTGTAGTTGATGAAGCACATTGCATTTCAGTTTGGGGACACGATTTCCGACCAACATTTAAAAGAATAATTAACCTTGTAAAATTGCTTCCTAAAGGACTACCTGTTTTAGCAACTACTGCAACAGCCACAAAAAGAGTTGAGCTTGATGTTGCCCAACAAATTGGCAACAACATATCAACAATTCGCGGGAACTTAATGCGTGACAATTTCAAATTATTTGTTGTCAAAGTTTCCTCTGAAGATGAAAAATTAATTTGGCTTGGCAAGAACTTAAATAATCTCCCAGGTTCAGGAATTCTTTACACAGGAACAAGAGTTGATACCGAAATTTACTCCAAATGGTTCGAGAATCTAAAAATATCATCTACCGCCTACAATGCAGGTTTAGATGCAGATTCTAGAATTGCAATAGAAAACGGATTAATGAGCAATAAATGGAAATGTATTATTTCAACTAACGCATTGGGAATGGGGATAGACAAGCCCGACATTCGATTTATTATTCACACTCAAATTCCACAATCCCCGATTCACTATTATCAAGAAATTGGCAGAGCAGGTAGAGATGGACAACCTTCATACATCATTCTGTTTTACAATCCCGAAGACCGAAAATTGCCTGAAGCATTTATTGAAGGTGGAAGACCAGCGATAAAAAAATATGAACGGGTTATCAATGCCGTAAAATCCGAATTACTTGGTGAGAGAGATTTAATGAAGCGAACGAACTTGAAACAAAATCAAATTAGAGTAATTAAAGCCGACTTGATTGAGCAAGGAATAATCCGTGAAGTAATGATTGGGAAAAGTAAAAAATTTGAATTTGTCCCAAACTCTCAACCTCTAAACACAGAAGCATTTGAAGAATTGAGAAATGCTAAGTTGGCAGACCTTGAAAATATGATTGCTTATGTTGAAACTGATAAATCAAGGATGAAATTCTTATGCGACTATTTAGGCGATAATTCTAATCACACCTTCAACAATTGCGATAATACAGGAGAAAAGAAAATTACTGTATCTGTAACGTCTGAATGGACAAAAAAACTTCAAAATTTCAGAGAAGATTATTTCCCTGAACTAGAAGTTGAATCAAAAGGTTTAAATATCGTAAACGGAGTAGCTGCATCCTATTATGGCGTTTCAAATGTTGGTGCAGCATTGCACCGTTCAAAATATGAAAAAGGTGGTGACTTTCCTGATTTTTTATTAAAGTTGGTTTTAAAAGCATATCGCAAGAAGTTTGGTCAAGAAAAATTTGACTTGATTCTTTATGTTCCACCCACTTCATCGGGTGATTTGGTAAGAAACTTTGCGGTTAAAATTTCACAAGTATTAAAGTTCCCAATCTCCCATAATCTTGTGAAAGTAAGACAGACCAAAGAACAAAAAGTATTTGAGAATGGCTATCTAAAGACAGACAACGTAAGAGGTGCTTTCACGTTTTCAACTCCGAATGACATAAAAGGAAAGAGTGTTTTGCTAATTGACGACATCTTTGATAGTGGTGCAACAGTGAAAGAAATAGGTAGAGTATTAACTAACTTTGGAGCAGTAAAAATTGCACCTATTGTAATCGCAAGAACAGTGGGTGGAGACATCGTATAA
- the panC gene encoding pantoate--beta-alanine ligase has product MIIVEKISEWKQIRESRSFINKSVGFVPTMGALHDGHIALIERSLKENDLTVVSIFVNPTQFNNKNDLRNYPITLENDIEILTRLKVDYLFHPTYKELYPDDYTYKVIESKFSKILCGKYRPGHFEGVLTVVMKLFNLVRPQRAYFGEKDFQQLQLIKGMVNSFFMNIKIVSVPTVREKDGLAMSSRNLRLTKEERLLAAEFPKILSSGIPIRQIKNNLKRKGFKVEYVEKIGNRIFAAVYLGKVRLIDNVKI; this is encoded by the coding sequence GTGATAATAGTAGAAAAAATATCTGAGTGGAAACAAATCAGAGAGAGTAGATCTTTTATTAATAAATCAGTTGGATTCGTTCCTACTATGGGAGCGTTGCATGATGGACATATTGCGCTAATTGAAAGGTCATTGAAAGAAAATGATTTAACAGTGGTTTCAATATTTGTTAACCCCACACAGTTTAATAACAAAAACGATCTAAGAAATTATCCCATTACTTTAGAAAACGATATTGAAATTTTAACACGGCTTAAAGTCGATTATTTGTTTCATCCGACCTATAAAGAGCTTTACCCGGATGATTACACTTATAAAGTAATAGAATCAAAATTTAGCAAAATACTTTGTGGCAAATACCGACCCGGGCATTTTGAAGGTGTTTTAACAGTTGTTATGAAGCTTTTTAATTTAGTCAGACCACAGAGAGCTTATTTCGGAGAGAAAGATTTTCAACAGTTACAACTAATAAAAGGAATGGTTAATAGTTTTTTTATGAACATAAAGATTGTGTCTGTTCCAACCGTCAGAGAAAAAGATGGTTTAGCAATGAGCTCAAGGAATCTCAGGCTTACGAAAGAAGAAAGACTTTTAGCCGCAGAATTTCCCAAGATTCTTTCATCAGGTATTCCGATCAGGCAAATCAAAAACAACCTGAAAAGGAAAGGATTTAAAGTTGAATATGTTGAAAAAATCGGCAATAGAATATTTGCTGCAGTTTATCTTGGTAAAGTGAGGTTAATTGATAATGTCAAAATATAA
- a CDS encoding DUF2520 domain-containing protein yields MVWTRSSSESFDRLARQSEKVLVLIKDDEIGKFIFEKKSGVLKNKIFIHFSGLLSLPDAESAHPLITFGENLYDPETYSKITFITEAGRKSFRELFPELSNTSFQIPAEQKALYHAFCVMSGNFTTILWQSFFDYLNKLSIPKESSYLYLQKIAENIATSDNPLTGPLQRKDIKTISRHLEALEDDPMKNIYLSFVEFYDSKLKEKIFEKYT; encoded by the coding sequence TTGGTCTGGACTAGAAGCTCATCTGAGAGTTTTGATAGGCTTGCTCGTCAATCAGAAAAAGTACTTGTTCTCATTAAAGATGATGAAATAGGAAAGTTTATATTCGAGAAAAAATCCGGTGTGTTAAAGAATAAAATCTTTATTCATTTCTCAGGACTGCTTTCTTTACCAGATGCAGAGTCGGCTCATCCATTAATAACATTTGGTGAAAATCTGTATGATCCGGAAACTTATAGTAAAATAACATTCATCACTGAGGCAGGAAGAAAGAGTTTTCGGGAATTATTCCCCGAGCTTTCTAATACTTCTTTTCAAATTCCTGCAGAACAAAAAGCATTATATCACGCTTTCTGTGTGATGAGCGGAAATTTCACCACTATACTCTGGCAAAGTTTTTTTGATTACTTAAACAAACTTAGTATTCCGAAGGAATCATCATACTTATATCTTCAGAAAATTGCTGAAAACATTGCTACTTCCGATAATCCCTTAACAGGTCCTCTTCAAAGAAAAGACATTAAAACTATTTCCAGACATCTTGAAGCATTAGAAGATGATCCGATGAAAAATATTTATTTATCGTTTGTTGAATTTTATGATTCTAAACTGAAGGAGAAAATTTTTGAAAAGTATACTTGA
- the xerA gene encoding site-specific tyrosine recombinase/integron integrase, whose amino-acid sequence MKRAELIDKYSKLLHLKNYSSKTEKAYLHHLNLFLDYVSSSKVSSVNSTVLVNYFDYLKQTKKFSYSAMKQALASVRFLFLDVLRKNTDFDFFIKMKKPNNLPNVLTTDEVKTIINSINNLKHRAIISTIYSCGLRISEVINLKINDIDSSSMTIKIVNAKGKNDRMVMLSKKLLELLREYFKQYKPKVFLFEGQEGGKYSARSIQQVFNNAVEKANIRRKVSVHTLRHSFASHLLDNGTDIRFIQELLGHKHLSTTQIYTHINPISVKKIKSPFDSI is encoded by the coding sequence ATGAAACGAGCCGAACTAATTGATAAATATTCCAAATTGCTTCATTTAAAAAATTACTCATCCAAAACTGAAAAAGCTTATCTTCATCATCTCAATCTCTTTCTCGATTATGTTAGTTCATCAAAAGTTTCTTCAGTAAATTCAACAGTATTGGTCAATTATTTTGATTACCTGAAGCAAACCAAAAAATTTTCTTACTCAGCGATGAAGCAAGCTCTCGCTTCGGTTCGCTTTTTATTTCTTGATGTACTAAGAAAAAATACAGATTTTGATTTTTTTATCAAAATGAAAAAACCAAACAACCTGCCAAATGTTTTGACTACTGATGAAGTTAAAACTATTATTAACTCAATTAACAACTTAAAACATCGGGCAATTATTTCAACAATTTATTCCTGCGGTTTAAGAATTTCTGAAGTTATTAATCTGAAGATTAATGATATTGATTCATCTTCAATGACAATAAAAATTGTTAATGCAAAAGGTAAAAACGATAGAATGGTAATGCTTTCGAAAAAGTTGTTGGAATTACTTCGCGAATATTTTAAGCAATACAAACCGAAAGTTTTTTTATTTGAAGGACAGGAGGGCGGAAAATATTCTGCAAGAAGTATTCAACAGGTTTTTAATAATGCAGTAGAAAAAGCAAATATCAGGAGAAAAGTTTCAGTGCATACTTTACGCCATAGCTTTGCGTCGCACTTGCTTGATAATGGAACCGATATAAGATTTATTCAGGAATTGCTTGGTCATAAACATTTATCCACCACACAAATTTATACACATATTAATCCCATATCAGTGAAGAAAATCAAAAGTCCTTTTGATAGTATTTAG
- a CDS encoding DNA-processing protein DprA, with product MEKEDATYWIALAHLPRWGYLKINNLIIKFFHENKISIEEFFQLNENTWRDQYQLDEKQVSDLRQAKSELASNAFLAESYFSQGFEIIPITSPEYSKTLKANLKAAHAPAVLYVKGNKKILEEKSIAIVGSRDASEAALKFTDNIAKLASKEFKVVVSGFAKGVDKQALDSAINYKGQSVIVLPQGIMTFSSGFKNYYKQIIDGDVLVLSTFFPKAPWKAELAMARNPIIYGLADEIYVAESAEKGGTWSGVVDGLRKGRKIFVRKPEPNEKNANNLLIQKGAIPVDFNGVELPKTYDTTNTEQISIVQEPADNESLKAKVRAAFNGRPLSAKELLAKLNLGWTTQKLNSYLKKLDFIEVVKEKKTNLYKLKGTTDTTQTTLFV from the coding sequence ATGGAAAAAGAAGATGCAACATATTGGATAGCATTGGCACATTTGCCAAGATGGGGTTATTTGAAGATTAATAACCTCATTATAAAGTTTTTTCACGAAAACAAGATTTCTATTGAAGAGTTTTTTCAGTTAAATGAAAATACTTGGAGAGACCAATATCAGTTAGATGAAAAACAGGTTTCAGATTTAAGACAAGCCAAATCTGAGTTAGCAAGCAATGCTTTTTTAGCTGAATCATATTTCAGTCAAGGTTTTGAAATTATTCCAATCACTTCACCTGAGTATTCAAAGACATTAAAAGCTAATTTAAAAGCTGCCCACGCCCCTGCTGTTTTATATGTAAAAGGCAACAAGAAAATCCTAGAAGAAAAGTCTATCGCAATTGTTGGTTCAAGGGATGCGTCAGAAGCTGCTTTAAAGTTTACAGACAACATAGCAAAACTTGCGAGTAAGGAATTTAAAGTTGTAGTAAGTGGCTTTGCTAAAGGAGTTGACAAACAAGCATTGGATTCAGCAATAAACTATAAGGGACAAAGTGTTATAGTATTGCCTCAAGGTATTATGACATTCAGTTCAGGTTTTAAAAACTACTACAAGCAAATAATCGATGGAGATGTATTGGTTTTAAGCACATTCTTTCCAAAAGCTCCTTGGAAAGCAGAATTAGCAATGGCACGGAACCCAATTATTTACGGACTCGCTGATGAAATTTATGTTGCTGAATCAGCAGAAAAAGGTGGGACTTGGTCAGGTGTTGTTGATGGTTTAAGGAAAGGCAGAAAAATCTTTGTGAGAAAACCTGAACCAAACGAAAAAAACGCTAATAATCTTTTGATTCAGAAAGGTGCAATCCCTGTTGACTTTAATGGGGTTGAGTTGCCAAAAACCTATGACACAACAAATACTGAACAAATATCTATTGTTCAAGAACCGGCAGACAATGAATCACTCAAAGCCAAAGTTCGTGCTGCTTTTAACGGCAGACCATTAAGTGCAAAAGAACTTCTTGCAAAACTAAATCTCGGTTGGACGACACAGAAGTTGAACAGTTATTTAAAGAAATTAGATTTTATCGAAGTAGTAAAAGAAAAGAAAACAAATTTATACAAACTAAAAGGGACAACAGACACAACACAAACAACACTTTTTGTTTAG
- a CDS encoding SDR family oxidoreductase, which yields MKILLTGATGYIGKRLLPVLIEQGHAVVCCVRDKNRFPSDGIYSHPNVSVFEVDFLKEISISDLVKDIDAAYYLIHSMSSNVKDFGSLEETSANNFIKLVKQTSVKQIIYLGGITNEEKLSKHLASRKRVEEMLSKSGIPLTSIKAGIIVGSGSASFEIIRDLVEKLPVMITPKWLNTRHQPIAIRNILEYLTGVLLKPETFNKSFDVGGPDVLSYKEMLLQFAEVRGLKRFIFTVPVMTPRLSSYWLYFVTSTSYLLAINLVNSMKVEVVAKDNELEKMLGIKPISYKEAVQLAFQKIEQNNVISSWKDSLISSYSNNSLLKHINIPINGCFIDKKEKEITTSIEQVLDNIWSIGGERGWYYGDWLWYLRGFLDKLVGGVGLRRGRTNKTEIHTGDTLDFWRVLAADKQNKRLLLYAEMKLPGEAWLEFKVIKKNGKNFLQQTATFRPKGLLGRLYWYSVLPFHFFVFDGMAEKVVGYENWKY from the coding sequence ATGAAAATTTTATTAACCGGCGCTACAGGATATATCGGAAAAAGATTACTGCCTGTTTTGATTGAACAGGGTCATGCAGTTGTTTGTTGTGTACGTGATAAAAACAGATTCCCTTCAGATGGAATTTATTCTCATCCGAATGTTTCCGTCTTTGAAGTTGATTTCTTAAAAGAAATTTCAATTTCTGATTTAGTTAAAGATATAGATGCAGCTTACTATCTTATTCATTCAATGAGTTCAAATGTAAAAGACTTTGGCTCGCTTGAAGAAACATCCGCAAACAATTTTATAAAACTTGTTAAGCAAACTTCCGTTAAGCAAATTATTTATCTCGGCGGAATTACAAACGAAGAAAAACTTTCAAAACATCTTGCTTCAAGAAAAAGAGTTGAAGAGATGTTAAGTAAAAGCGGAATACCACTCACATCAATTAAAGCCGGAATAATTGTCGGCTCTGGAAGTGCATCATTTGAAATTATCCGAGACCTTGTTGAAAAGCTTCCTGTGATGATTACTCCCAAATGGCTGAACACAAGGCATCAACCGATTGCAATAAGAAACATTTTAGAATATCTGACAGGAGTTTTACTTAAACCCGAGACTTTTAATAAATCTTTCGATGTTGGCGGACCGGATGTTTTATCATACAAAGAAATGCTTTTACAATTTGCCGAAGTAAGAGGATTAAAGAGATTTATTTTTACTGTGCCTGTAATGACTCCAAGACTTTCATCTTACTGGCTTTACTTTGTTACATCAACATCATATCTGCTCGCAATAAATCTCGTTAACAGCATGAAAGTTGAAGTTGTTGCAAAGGATAATGAGCTTGAAAAAATGCTTGGCATAAAACCAATATCATACAAAGAAGCTGTGCAGCTTGCATTTCAGAAGATTGAACAGAACAATGTTATATCAAGCTGGAAAGATTCACTAATATCAAGCTATTCTAATAACTCATTGCTTAAGCACATTAACATTCCAATCAACGGATGCTTTATTGATAAAAAAGAAAAAGAAATTACCACAAGTATTGAGCAGGTGCTTGATAACATTTGGTCTATTGGCGGCGAACGAGGTTGGTATTACGGCGATTGGCTTTGGTACTTGCGCGGATTTTTAGATAAACTTGTTGGCGGTGTTGGATTACGAAGAGGAAGAACAAATAAAACAGAAATTCACACGGGCGACACACTTGACTTCTGGCGTGTACTTGCTGCTGATAAACAAAACAAAAGATTATTGCTTTATGCTGAAATGAAACTGCCCGGTGAAGCGTGGCTTGAGTTTAAAGTTATTAAGAAGAATGGAAAAAACTTCTTGCAACAAACCGCAACCTTCCGTCCAAAAGGATTGCTTGGCAGATTATATTGGTATTCAGTTCTGCCATTTCACTTTTTTGTGTTTGATGGAATGGCTGAAAAGGTTGTTGGATACGAAAATTGGAAATATTAA
- the panB gene encoding 3-methyl-2-oxobutanoate hydroxymethyltransferase — MKSILEFQKKKQLNIPISMVTCYDYWSAQIVQETNIDAVLVGDSAAMVMHGYETTINADVNMMLYHISAVRKGIGDKLLVADFPFLAHRKGKKFAMNVVDDFMKCGANAIKIEGAGSTIKLIKYIVESGVPVMGHLGLTPQSVNSLGGFTLQGVNKNSSEKILNDAKELEDAGCFSIVLEMIPAKVAKLITNNLSVPTIGIGAGKYTSGQILVLQDLLGFTKNFNPRFLRKYMEGYDLVKNALNKYDKDVKQKNFPSAKESY; from the coding sequence TTGAAAAGTATACTTGAGTTTCAAAAGAAAAAGCAATTAAATATTCCTATTTCTATGGTTACCTGTTATGATTATTGGTCGGCACAGATCGTTCAGGAAACAAACATAGATGCAGTTCTTGTGGGAGATAGCGCCGCAATGGTTATGCATGGATATGAAACAACAATTAATGCTGATGTGAATATGATGCTTTATCATATTTCTGCAGTCAGAAAAGGAATAGGAGATAAACTACTTGTTGCCGATTTTCCGTTTCTTGCCCATCGGAAAGGCAAAAAGTTTGCAATGAATGTAGTTGATGATTTTATGAAGTGCGGTGCAAATGCCATTAAAATTGAAGGCGCTGGCTCAACCATTAAACTTATAAAATATATTGTAGAATCCGGAGTGCCCGTAATGGGACACCTTGGACTGACACCACAAAGTGTTAACTCTTTGGGTGGATTTACTCTTCAAGGTGTCAATAAAAATTCATCTGAGAAGATTTTAAATGATGCAAAAGAGTTAGAAGATGCCGGTTGTTTTTCGATTGTTCTTGAAATGATTCCAGCAAAGGTGGCAAAATTAATTACTAATAACTTATCTGTTCCCACTATTGGAATTGGTGCTGGTAAATATACATCAGGTCAAATACTTGTTCTTCAGGATTTGCTCGGATTTACAAAAAACTTCAATCCAAGGTTTCTCAGAAAGTATATGGAAGGTTATGACTTAGTTAAAAATGCTTTGAATAAGTATGATAAAGATGTTAAGCAAAAGAATTTTCCTTCAGCAAAAGAGAGTTATTAA